In Leptodactylus fuscus isolate aLepFus1 chromosome 2, aLepFus1.hap2, whole genome shotgun sequence, one genomic interval encodes:
- the CRYZL1 gene encoding quinone oxidoreductase-like protein 1, protein MKGLYYRLTTSPDEETFVFQENEPVSSPSDYHVKLQVKACALTPINTKLISTLYQSKDSVPVGRDVAGVILEVGPKVSFFKPDDEVVGILPLDFEESGLCDVLWVHEHQLVHKPDKVSWVEAAGTIRDGLCVYTALHSLAHLAPGNFVLVPDGASPFGTLAIQLSHHRGASVITTAHSEEDKQYLEKIRPPVARVIDVSKGNVNLTEKGMEETGGLGFDIIVDAGVILYNTEDSVTKPTLLPHKHEIISLLAVGGHWVTRGQYLQLDPPDSNILFLKGASLSYLNEETWNLSGSQQGRYLHILKDVMDKLGGGILRPYLDEPVPMYEAKVFMEKVQRKEIKKRLVVQL, encoded by the exons ATGAAAGGCCTGTACTACAGACTTACCACCTCCCCGGACGAGGAGACGTTTGTGTTTCAGGAAAAC GAACCTGTCTCCTCACCCAGTGACTATCACGTGAAACTGCAAGTGAAGGCCTGTGCGCTGACTCCCATCAATACTAAG CTCATTTCCACATTATATCAGAGCAAAGACTCCGTTCCGGTGGGAAGAGATGTGGCCGGAGTAATCCTGGAGG TGGGCCCTAAGGTATCGTTCTTCAAACCAGATGATGAAGTTGTAG GTATCTTGCCTCTTGATTTTGAAGAGTCCGGTCTCTGTGACGTCCTATGGGTCCATGAGCATCAATTAG TTCATAAACCAGATAAGGTGAGCTGGGTAGAGGCGGCAGGAACAATACGGGATGGATTATGTGTCTATACCGCCCTGCACAGTCTGGCACACTTGGCACCTGGAAATTTTGTGCTGGTACCGGATGGAGCAAGT cctTTTGGCACCCTGGCTATTCAGCTGTCCCACCATAGAGGAGCCTCCGTGATCACAACCGCACACAGCGAGGAGGACAAGCAGTACCTGGAAAAGATAAGGCCCCCTGTAG CTCGTGTTATAGATGTATCTAAAGGCAATGTAAATCTCACAGAGAAGGGCATGGAAGAGACCGGTGGACTGGGGTTTGATATTATCGTTGATGCTGGAG TGATTCTGTACAATACAGAAGATTCTGTTACAAAGCCAACGCTGCTGCCTCACAAACATGAAATCATCTCCCTTCTCGCTGTCGGAGGTCACTGGGTAACCAGAGGACAATATCTTCAG CTCGATCCCCCAGACAGCAATATTCTCTTCCTTAAAGGAGCGTCACTTTCTTATCTCAATGAAGAAACTTGGAACCTGTCAGGATCCCAACAAGGGAGATATCTTCATATCCT GAAAGATGTTATGGACAAACTCGGAGGTGGAATACTCAG GCCTTATCTGGATGAGCCAGTGCCAATGTATGAAGCTAAAGTGTTCATGGAAAAGGtccaaagaaaagaaataaagaaacggCTGGTTGTTCAGCTATGA